One genomic region from Drosophila subpulchrella strain 33 F10 #4 breed RU33 chromosome 2R, RU_Dsub_v1.1 Primary Assembly, whole genome shotgun sequence encodes:
- the LOC119551308 gene encoding uncharacterized protein LOC119551308, with product MSDEQFPHFQHRVSEENDEISSDMTLDRPMSPPPEEIVEAMEISEDPPSLAESEAPISATRRSASSDRIRKELQDQSSEPNTNSRKPNRGKVQKQRRALSGKHVITCRNCENPLICFPDRTKYFTCAEVDGQLFKIKPISAKVALNDILPTKRAPSKKNSSRKD from the exons ATGAGCGATGAACAGTTTCCG CATTTTCAGCACAGGGTGTCCGAGGAAAACGATGAAATCTCTAGTGATATGACTTTAGATCGACCAATGTCACCACCACCAGAAGAAATTGTGGAGGCTATGGAAATAAGTGAAGATCCGCCTTCATTAGCCGAATCAGAAGCTCCGATTTCCGCGACTCGCAGGAGTGCAAGTAGTGATAGAATTCGTAAGGAGCTTCAAGACCAATCAAGCGAGCCGAACACAAATTCGAGAAAACCCAATAGAGGAAAGGTGCAGAAACAGAGAAGGGCTCTATCGGGTAAACATGTGATCACCTGTCGCAATTGCGAAAATCCTCTGATCTGTTTCCCGGATCGCACCAAGTACTTTACTTGCGCCGAGGTCGATGGCcaactttttaaaatcaaacCGATTAGTGCCAAAGTGGCACTGAATGATATCCTACCCACGAAACGGGCGCCCTCAAAAAAGAATAGTTCCCGAAAAGATTAA
- the LOC119550887 gene encoding uncharacterized protein LOC119550887: protein MSDEQFPHFQPRVSEENDEISSDMTLDRPMSPPPEEIVEAMEISEDPPSLAESEAPISATRRSASSDRIRKELQDQSSEPNTNSRKPNRGKVQKQRRALSGKHVITCRNCENPLICFPDRTKYFTCAEVDGQLFKIKPISATLALNHILKKHTKRAPSKKN, encoded by the exons ATGAGCGATGAACAGTTTCCG CATTTTCAGCCTAGGGTGTCCGAGGAAAACGATGAAATCTCTAGTGATATGACTTTAGATCGACCAATGTCACCACCACCAGAAGAAATTGTGGAGGCTATGGAAATAAGTGAAGATCCGCCTTCATTAGCCGAATCAGAAGCTCCGATTTCCGCGACTCGCAGGAGTGCAAGTAGTGATAGAATTCGTAAGGAGCTTCAAGACCAATCAAGCGAGCCGAACACAAATTCGAGAAAACCCAATAGAGGAAAGGTGCAGAAACAGAGAAGGGCTCTATCGGGTAAACATGTGATCACCTGTCGCAATTGCGAAAATCCTCTGATCTGTTTCCCGGATCGCACCAAGTACTTTACTTGCGCCGAGGTCGATGGCcaactttttaaaatcaaacCGATTAGTGCCACATTGGCACTGAATCATATCCTGAAAAAACACACGAAACGGGCgccctcaaaaaaaaattag
- the LOC119551545 gene encoding uncharacterized protein LOC119551545: MKLTVLFIVMQLLALLAIRANDLPQEQQEMVVGLQQLQDELAHPWGTPCVRDCLAEKGILAERPGECQQVEQQFDCTLYCMFDAESPY; this comes from the coding sequence ATGAAATTAACCGTTTTGTTTATCGTGATGCAGCTGCTGGCGCTGCTGGCCATTCGGGCGAATGACCTTCCGCAGGAACAGCAGGAGATGGTAGTTGGCTTGCAGCAGCTGCAGGACGAGCTGGCGCATCCTTGGGGCACCCCCTGCGTTCGGGATTGCCTCGCGGAGAAGGGCATCCTGGCGGAGCGACCCGGCGAATGTCAGCAGGTCGAGCAGCAGTTCGACTGTACACTGTACTGCATGTTTGATGCCGAGTCGCCCTATTAG